The region GACCAGGGTTTTCACCGTTTCCTCCAGGTCACTCTGGAACTGGCCCAGCAACGGCACCCGCCGGGCCAGGGCCTCCCCGGAGAACTCGATCCGCGACGCACTCATGATGCCGAGCGTCCCCGCCGCCGGTCGTCACCTGCGGAGACCAGACCGACGATGCCCTCGACGAGTTGCTCCATGCTGGTGGCCGTCCGCGCGGTGTCGCCGAGTTGGGAAAGGTCACCGGTCAACTCGGCGGTACCGGCCATCACCTTGCGCTGGGCACCCTCCCGGGCGGTCCGCACCGTGGTCACGATCAGATCGGCCAGTTCGGCCGGCGCGAGCTGCCGATAGGCGTCCCCGTTGAAGGCAATCTGGGTCAGCTCGCCATGCCCACCCACGGTCACCGACAGCAGCTTCTTCTTGTCCTCCACGGTGGTCTTCGCCTGGTTCACCCGCCGACGTACCCGATCGGTGGTGGCCCGTATGTCGTCCAGGGCCGACCGCATCTCGGCCAGCAGTTCCTCGTCGCCCAACATGCTCATCGCAGTACCTCCTTTGCTACCGCACGGTTGGGACGTGGTGCCGGGTTCACCCCGGCACCACGGTGGTTCACCGTCCCCAGTACGGGCGGCGTTCGTCCTGCGTACCGGTGCGCTCGTCGACGGGCTTGTCGTAGTCGTCGTAACCGTCGTCGTCGCTTCGGGTCTTGCGGCCACGTCGGCCGACCACCGCGGGTGCGCAGTCCGGATCGGTACCCCAGACCTTCTCGTCTTCCTTCAGCCAGGTGGTGCGCTGGCGATCGCGGTCCTGTCCGGATCGGTGTCCGCCGCCGCCGTACATGCCTGGCGCTCCGCCCAACATGCCTGGCATGTACGGCATTCCGCCGAGCGAGTTGTCCCCGGTTGTCTGTGTGGTACCAGTGCCCGTCGCGCCGGTAGCCGCCCCGGCACCACCCGGGCCGCCCACGGGCAGGCCCAACTTGTCCTGGCTCAGCACCCCGGCCGACCCGGAGATCCCGGGCACCGACGACAGGCCCCCGGTGCCGACCTGCACCCCGGGAAGGCTCGGAAACGTAGCCACACCGGGTATGGTGACGTCGCCGAAGGTCGGTAGGCCACCGGTGCTGCCCTTGCCCGGCTTGGGCGACACTTCCAGACCGTCGACCGTGGTCGGGAACGGGTTGATGTCCACCGGCGGCTTGGGGCTGGTGTAGTACCACGGCAACTTGCTCGGATCCAGGCCCGGTACGGACGTGGCCCCGCCGGACTGACTCGACGGGTCGACCAGCCCGAGATGCGACCGCGCCGCCTCGGTGAGCGGGATATCGTCCAGCAGCCCGGCCCGGTGTAGAGCGGCGAGCTGCTTCGGAGTGAGCTGACCCAGCATCGTCGTACCATCCGGCACCGACAGGCCGTTCTCCCGCAGGTAGGCGGTCTGCTCGGCGGTGAGCGGCACGTCGTCCAGCAACCCGTCCGAGTGCAGTTGCCGCAACTGGTCCGGCGTCAGGTCCCCCAACTCCTGCGGATCGACGAAGTTGCCGCCTGGCTGCATGGAAAAGCCGGGTCCCAGGTTGGCGAACGGGTTGCTCGATGTGGTGAACGCGGAGCCGCCGCCGGGACCGTTGGCGAACGGATCGTCCAAGCCGCCGTACACAGACGAGCCGCCGCCGGGACCGTTGGCGAACGGGTTGCCCGACGTGGTGAACGCGAAGCCACCGCCGGGACCGTTGGCGAACGGATCGTCCAGGCCGCCGTACACAGACGAGCCGCCGCCGGGACCGTTGGCGAACGGATCGTCGATGCCGTCATACCCGAACGTGTTCCCACCGTTGGGAAACATCTTGTCCCAGTCGACCCCACCCCAATTGGGAAACATATTGTCCCAGTCGATTTTGTCCCAGTTGGCAAACATCTTGTCCCAGTCCGGAACCATCTTGTCCCAGTTGGGGTGGCCGTCGGGGCCAATGTCGTTGGGCATCGGCAGGGGTGGCACCGGGTCCGGGTCGGCAAGATACATCGGGTTACGCGCGTCGGAAAACGCCGTCACCATGGTCTTCGCCGAGGTCAGCACCGGAGCAAAGGTGCCGATGAGATTAGTGACCCACCTTTGGCGCAGGTGCAAATCCAGCTTGTTCCACTCGGTGAGATTGAAGGCATCAAACGCGGGATATTCCAGCCACTTCGGCGGCGTCCACAGAACAGTTCCTACGTCTTTTCCTGAGCGCGATTGTCGAGGATTACTACTATCATTTCCCGCCGTGTTACCGGTGTTGGCGTACTGACTGCCGAGATCCCAGGCATTCGACTGACCATTGTGCACGTCGGCGTACTGGAGCGTGCTCTGGTTGAACATGGCGGCGATGACCCGGTACGGATGTTGCCAGGTGCCGGCCGGAGTGATTTTCGACCAGTTCGCGTTGGCC is a window of Micromonospora polyrhachis DNA encoding:
- a CDS encoding YbaB/EbfC family nucleoid-associated protein → MSMLGDEELLAEMRSALDDIRATTDRVRRRVNQAKTTVEDKKKLLSVTVGGHGELTQIAFNGDAYRQLAPAELADLIVTTVRTAREGAQRKVMAGTAELTGDLSQLGDTARTATSMEQLVEGIVGLVSAGDDRRRGRSAS
- a CDS encoding glycine rich domain-containing protein; translation: MTNIKTIEDVLESILGLVLGGTPGQHTLATSGSGGGQSGGKSSVNDAFRPPNIKGPWLIAQSSTLEHFGGWAPEYNKDAVTFYKWTQAGAKKKITRVTVWVGVTNRDNAQGQTRNTTDPTKTVKPTENPVIVLGSAWETIHKEIPLVAGVGTSFDPNSIAAVRQILGVLTHHAMKISGQLTDQMNSVNVKNPEFKGSAESAWYHRVQSANRHVSDIHDQFKRWDSVLYQVETETKSFIKALLEANANWSKITPAGTWQHPYRVIAAMFNQSTLQYADVHNGQSNAWDLGSQYANTGNTAGNDSSNPRQSRSGKDVGTVLWTPPKWLEYPAFDAFNLTEWNKLDLHLRQRWVTNLIGTFAPVLTSAKTMVTAFSDARNPMYLADPDPVPPLPMPNDIGPDGHPNWDKMVPDWDKMFANWDKIDWDNMFPNWGGVDWDKMFPNGGNTFGYDGIDDPFANGPGGGSSVYGGLDDPFANGPGGGFAFTTSGNPFANGPGGGSSVYGGLDDPFANGPGGGSAFTTSSNPFANLGPGFSMQPGGNFVDPQELGDLTPDQLRQLHSDGLLDDVPLTAEQTAYLRENGLSVPDGTTMLGQLTPKQLAALHRAGLLDDIPLTEAARSHLGLVDPSSQSGGATSVPGLDPSKLPWYYTSPKPPVDINPFPTTVDGLEVSPKPGKGSTGGLPTFGDVTIPGVATFPSLPGVQVGTGGLSSVPGISGSAGVLSQDKLGLPVGGPGGAGAATGATGTGTTQTTGDNSLGGMPYMPGMLGGAPGMYGGGGHRSGQDRDRQRTTWLKEDEKVWGTDPDCAPAVVGRRGRKTRSDDDGYDDYDKPVDERTGTQDERRPYWGR